A single Ktedonobacteraceae bacterium DNA region contains:
- a CDS encoding PPOX class F420-dependent oxidoreductase, whose product MQTFTNEQRDFLLHGTRTGKLATARKDGRPHVVPIWFMLDGDTIVFTTGEHTVKAANIRRDSRVCLCVDDETPPYAYIMVEGTANLSDDLNALLLWATRIGGRYMGEDRAEEYGKRNGVQGELLVRVTPTRVLFEKDIAG is encoded by the coding sequence ATGCAAACATTTACCAACGAACAACGCGACTTTCTCTTACACGGAACCCGCACCGGCAAGCTGGCAACCGCGCGCAAAGACGGTCGCCCGCACGTCGTTCCCATCTGGTTCATGCTGGATGGCGATACCATCGTCTTCACCACCGGCGAGCATACCGTGAAAGCGGCGAATATACGGCGCGATTCACGAGTTTGCCTCTGCGTCGACGATGAAACGCCCCCATATGCCTATATCATGGTCGAAGGCACTGCCAACCTGAGCGATGATCTCAACGCATTGCTTCTCTGGGCCACGCGCATCGGCGGTAGATACATGGGTGAGGACAGGGCCGAAGAGTACGGTAAACGCAACGGCGTCCAGGGGGAATTACTGGTGAGGGTTACACCGACCAGGGTTCTTTTCGAGAAGGATATCGCCGGTTAA
- a CDS encoding winged helix DNA-binding domain-containing protein yields the protein MTTTMVNLDIARLRLHNQLIAQQTLEKPAGVVHWLGAVQAQDYLGSLWALGLRMRNAVEADIEQAIANGDIVRTHPMRDTWHYVASEDIRWLLALMAPGRIASMASWYRRFELDEATFARCNAIFTKTLQGGKQLTRQELAAALQREGISTAGLRLTFILHRAEMEGVIASGTRRGKQFTFALLDELVPVSRMLAREEAMAELAHRYFTSHGPATLQDFTWWSGLPAADARASLEMVKVQLVKETIDNRVYWLSRSTSLTVSDSTAYLLPPYDEYTVAYKDRSAVLDPSYAQRTGNGIFGPTIVVDGQIVGTWKRSFKKDAVIITQELFTPLSEAQNQAIEAATERYCRFVGKSLIRTSIP from the coding sequence ATGACTACTACTATGGTAAATCTGGATATTGCGCGCCTGCGCCTGCACAACCAGCTCATTGCCCAACAAACGCTTGAAAAACCCGCCGGGGTCGTTCACTGGCTTGGCGCAGTCCAGGCGCAGGACTATCTCGGCTCGCTCTGGGCGCTTGGACTGCGTATGCGAAACGCGGTTGAGGCAGATATTGAGCAGGCCATAGCCAATGGCGACATAGTGCGCACGCATCCTATGCGCGATACGTGGCATTATGTCGCCTCAGAGGATATTCGCTGGCTGCTCGCGTTGATGGCGCCGGGAAGGATTGCAAGCATGGCTTCCTGGTATCGCCGGTTCGAACTGGACGAGGCAACCTTTGCCAGGTGCAACGCTATCTTCACGAAAACGCTTCAGGGCGGCAAACAACTTACTCGCCAGGAGCTGGCCGCGGCTTTGCAACGGGAAGGTATTTCTACCGCCGGCCTGCGCCTCACCTTTATCTTGCACCGTGCTGAGATGGAAGGTGTCATCGCCTCTGGCACGCGGCGCGGCAAGCAATTCACCTTTGCGCTGCTGGATGAACTGGTGCCCGTCTCCCGTATGCTCGCACGCGAAGAGGCCATGGCAGAACTGGCCCATCGCTATTTTACAAGTCATGGACCCGCGACGCTGCAAGATTTTACCTGGTGGTCAGGATTGCCGGCAGCTGATGCCAGGGCCAGCCTTGAAATGGTCAAGGTGCAATTGGTCAAGGAGACTATCGACAACCGCGTTTACTGGCTTTCCCGGTCTACATCCCTTACAGTATCAGATTCAACGGCTTATTTGCTGCCACCTTATGATGAGTATACCGTAGCATATAAAGATCGCAGTGCTGTACTTGACCCGTCATATGCCCAGAGAACGGGAAATGGCATCTTCGGCCCAACTATCGTTGTCGATGGCCAGATCGTGGGTACGTGGAAGCGCTCGTTCAAAAAGGATGCTGTGATCATTACGCAAGAACTCTTCACTCCATTGAGCGAAGCCCAGAACCAGGCTATTGAGGCGGCAACGGAGCGCTATTGCAGATTTGTGGGTAAGTCGTTGATAAGGACTTCTATTCCGTGA
- a CDS encoding YafY family protein yields MYHPTSRVLAVLELLQARPSITGPELAARLEMDVRTVRRYIMHLQDVGIPVEASIGRYGGYRLRPGFKLPPLMFTEEEATAVVLGLLASSWLEVGQSPVAIEGAMAKVSRVLPQRVRERLQAVTTHLILPTQQQESRPDASLLLNLSESIAQCQRVTLDYCSHANEVTHRKVEPYGIIGWRGYWYLVGYCCMRQDYRTFRLDRIQQIEYLTEPFERDETFDCQAYVAKQYGRTSGGFDIKVEFQAPLSILQQKIPASYGSLTATPTGTLLQSQYDDLDGMARYLMILNLPFVVHEPVELREALLRLSEQMVQRATAQ; encoded by the coding sequence ATGTATCATCCAACCAGCCGTGTCCTGGCGGTACTCGAATTGCTTCAGGCCCGGCCATCGATCACCGGCCCTGAGCTAGCCGCGCGATTAGAGATGGACGTGCGCACTGTGCGCCGCTATATCATGCACCTGCAGGATGTAGGAATTCCGGTCGAGGCCAGCATTGGTCGCTACGGCGGCTACCGCCTGCGACCCGGCTTTAAGCTGCCTCCACTGATGTTTACAGAGGAGGAAGCTACAGCTGTCGTGCTGGGCCTGCTGGCAAGCTCATGGTTGGAGGTTGGACAATCACCGGTGGCCATTGAGGGAGCGATGGCCAAAGTCTCCCGCGTTCTGCCGCAGCGGGTCCGCGAGCGCCTGCAAGCCGTTACCACGCACCTGATCCTGCCAACCCAGCAACAAGAATCGCGGCCCGATGCTTCATTGCTGCTCAACCTGAGCGAATCGATTGCGCAGTGCCAGCGTGTAACCCTCGACTATTGTTCTCACGCTAACGAAGTCACCCATCGCAAGGTTGAGCCGTATGGCATCATAGGCTGGCGAGGATACTGGTACCTGGTCGGCTACTGCTGCATGCGCCAGGACTACCGCACGTTTCGCCTGGACCGCATCCAGCAGATAGAGTATCTCACGGAACCTTTTGAACGCGACGAAACGTTCGATTGCCAGGCATATGTGGCGAAGCAGTATGGTAGGACCTCAGGCGGCTTTGACATCAAGGTAGAGTTTCAGGCCCCGCTATCTATCCTGCAACAAAAGATTCCGGCATCCTATGGCTCGCTTACTGCCACTCCAACAGGGACCTTGCTTCAGAGCCAGTATGACGATCTGGACGGCATGGCGCGTTATCTGATGATCCTCAACCTTCCATTCGTCGTACACGAGCCGGTAGAATTGCGAGAAGCACTGCTGCGCCTATCGGAGCAGATGGTGCAGAGGGCGACTGCTCAATAA
- a CDS encoding arginine deiminase-related protein produces MDNSNLSQKVSSANTPLEAAPLSWGKSYLMCPPDYFGVFYEINPWMHQEDRPDCDLAMEQWQNLAANLRRAGATVEIIKPVKGLPDMVFVANAGLVDGRRIILSRFRHPERQPESIYTSQWFQARGSEVAELTGDGNLFFEGCGDAFPYGGCLLAAYGFRSSRSAHAALSRLLDIPVHSIRLVDERFYHLDISFSPLDTQHAIINPAAWDRESNAIIAEIVPEPLVLELDEALTFCANCVVVNKVVIMPACPPRVGRILERWGYEVCVSPVNEFLKAGGAVRCLTLPLDMAISAAGKL; encoded by the coding sequence ACCGCTTGAAGCCGCGCCGTTATCCTGGGGCAAATCGTATCTTATGTGCCCGCCAGACTATTTTGGCGTGTTTTATGAGATCAATCCCTGGATGCACCAGGAGGATCGCCCGGATTGCGATCTCGCGATGGAACAGTGGCAGAACCTGGCGGCCAATCTGCGGCGTGCCGGGGCAACGGTCGAAATCATCAAGCCGGTGAAAGGTCTGCCCGATATGGTCTTCGTTGCCAATGCCGGCCTGGTGGATGGCCGGAGAATCATCTTGAGCCGCTTCCGCCATCCTGAGCGCCAACCGGAGTCAATCTATACCTCACAATGGTTTCAGGCTCGCGGTAGTGAAGTAGCAGAGCTGACCGGCGATGGCAATCTCTTCTTTGAAGGCTGCGGCGACGCTTTCCCCTATGGAGGCTGCCTGCTGGCCGCGTATGGATTCCGTTCGAGCCGTTCCGCTCATGCCGCGCTCTCTCGATTGCTGGACATCCCGGTTCATTCCATCCGGCTCGTCGATGAGCGTTTCTATCACCTGGATATCAGCTTTTCTCCGCTCGATACGCAGCATGCCATCATTAACCCGGCGGCCTGGGATCGCGAAAGCAATGCAATTATCGCTGAGATCGTGCCGGAACCGCTCGTCCTCGAACTTGATGAGGCGCTAACCTTTTGCGCAAACTGTGTAGTGGTGAACAAAGTCGTCATCATGCCCGCCTGCCCGCCGCGCGTCGGACGCATCCTCGAACGCTGGGGATACGAGGTGTGCGTCTCACCTGTAAACGAGTTCCTCAAGGCCGGAGGAGCGGTGCGCTGCCTGACCCTGCCGCTGGATATGGCTATTTCGGCTGCGGGAAAACTCTAA